Genomic DNA from Acipenser ruthenus chromosome 41, fAciRut3.2 maternal haplotype, whole genome shotgun sequence:
AAGAACGTGACTGACACCCTGTGCACTGGATACAAGCTCCCGGAGCCCAGCGTTCAGAGCTACGAGGAGTGTTTCAACAGCGTCCGCAGGGTCTTCCTGGACGACAGGTCCGTGGCCGCGGCTGGGAGAGTCGGTGAGGGAAGCTTTACTCTTTAGAAAGTTTGTTTGAGGAGCGCCCCCCGGTGGATCCCGCGGGTGCAGCGCTGCCCCTTCGTCTCGGGCGCACAGGGAAAGCAATCGCAGCTCCTAATGAAAGGAAGCTTAGAGGATCCGGTGTGGGAGGGTTCGGGTTCACCCCTAGACCAGGGCTACCCAAGCCCGGTCCTgggggaaccccccccccccccccccccccccgtgccttccggttttcattccaactgagttctcagttacttaattaaacccttaattcaACTGatcatgtgcttaattagacctttttaattgctctcagctcctaaaaagctgccgattttcaagttacttataaaatcgtctaggtgttttgtgtttaatatatacagtttaatacatacagtaccgtttaatatatacagtttaatacatacagtactgtttaatacatacagtacagtttaaacGTACAGTAGAATTACatccgggacagtaaatgacGGCGTCAGGCTGGAAAGACAGTCCCTGTttactttatttctgttttgttgacACAGCCGTGGGACAGTTTAAATCGTATAACGTAtccaattttaattacatttagcatATAAATTCCTAAAACGGTGCTACCTGTTACATTGTGCGACCCACAGGGGGcgtgttttgtataaataattaaCTCCCGTTCTTTGGCAGCTAAGCTTTCTTGCttatatttaaggtacttctGTTGGCAGTGACAGACAGCATTTCGAATTGCTACGTACTTTGTTTAGAAAGGACTGATTTCCACTGTCCCGCGTAGTCCGTTATAGTGGAAGCTGTATTATTACGAATCAGTCACTTaggacgcttttatccaaagagactcacagagactaggggggtgaactctgcatcatcaacacctgctgctgctgctgaagagtcacttccaataggagctcgctTGTTTAATGGATTATTGCATTATTGAACATGAACCTTACCCTGTTATATAAGTTTCCCCCAATTTAAAAATCAGTGAGTCAGGTTTAGATGGTGAAGGTTTTGCTCGCGGTCTCTCTGTCGTGTCGCTCACAGGGAGGGGCTATGAGGAGCAGCTCAAGACGATCCTGAACCGGCTCATCGCGGAGGTCATTTCCGTCACGCGTGGAGTGGTCAGCAACAGGTGAGCATCGCGGACACACGCTGCACGGAGCGCGGAGACAGCTGGACTCTGCCGctgtggacaaaaaaaaaaaagtttacatcgcctacaattttaggattgagactcaATTAAAATAACTACACGAACAGAATTGAGATATTTTTGTTTCacatatcatgtaatcaaagacgcTGCAAAATGATATTGACCGGAAGCCACAATAATAGCACaggacagtatttcatgttagatttcaaaatgtcgcTTTTTTCGTTAAGTAGATGGACGTCTCCAACGCGGCGGGGTGCGATTCAATCTGTTAACGTGACGTTAtgccagcaggtttcattcgacttggaGAAGTCATAGTTAATTCTGCAGGGTGCTGAAAAGAtattttggccgtagctgtacatCCACAGTTACAACTTAGAAATTAAAACATTGATCGCCTGGCATTTTAAAGCTTTGGTGTTTTGTATTGCAGATTTAactttactctctctctctctctctctctctctctctctctctctctctctctcttctctctctctctctctctctctctctctctctctcatctctctctctctctctctctctctctctctctctctctctctctctctctcctctctctctctcagttaaCAGGTACACATATCTCCTTACGACGGCAGCCGATCAGTTCAAATCCGAAGCTTGGAAACTCCCCCGAGGTGAAGCCGTGATCTCGTTTCTTATCCTGTCATTTTTTTAAGAGGTTGCGAGATTCCAGGGACCGCGGTGCAGCCccctcggagctacagcgtcggaggacaacgcagctctggggcagcttacaggcgagcccgcaggtgcccggccagaccacaggggtcgctggtgcgcggtgagccgagctaAGCAGATTTATAGACAAATAACACATGGATTTGAGTTCCGTGACGTTCAGGGAACCACTCGCCATGTCTGCAGAACAATGTGAAGCTGTTTGTCTTGGACGGGAGAGCGGTACACTGCGACTCTCCGGCTCTaactctctctcctctatctctctctcattCCAGCCTCCGGGTGCATCCCTCCTTGCGGGTAAGCTGCTTCAGTGAAACTTCACCGCTTGCTGTTGTTCTGTCGGGTAACATGGTCCCGTCACACACAAGCAGAGCCCTCCTCCCAATGCtgtgtgcagcacagaaaccaggaccagaggaatgGGTTGCCTACGTCCCCTAGCCaggctgttgatgctgaatcactgggctCCTTTAAGATCTGaccttgacaaagttctgagatcaatcagctactagcaAGCGGGCAAGCACatccactaggtggcagtgttgcagggaggggaggtgtgtgaggggggcaggttaatggttacactctgatgTACCAGCTCCACTTAGAGCTCAGAGCCCTGGGGGGGCCAGAGGGGCTTAGATCTCAGAGTTCTGGGGGGGGCcacgggggggcgggggggctctGAGTTCCCCAGGATGTGATGATTGAAACAgacaatgaatacacagagattCTCAACAGGGTGAGGTTAAAAAACTCTAAAGCCCGGCTGTTTTGCACAGCGGTTAAGGTACTCACTGGCGGTGGGTTCTAgcccgcctcctcctcctcctcctcctgttgcAGCTTGTTAAGTCAGCTGTGACGATGTTGCAGCCCTGCACGGAGCTCCCTTCTCTAACGCTGCTCTCTGTTGAAGGCTATCAGAAGTCTGGGGCCGTCTATAACTGTGTGACCTGCAAGTACGATGGCTGCGGCTTCCCTCTGGACTGCCCCAGTGAGTTTCTCATTCCTGTTCTCTGCTCCGGCACCCCAGTATCACACTGCCTGCAGCTGTGGACAAACGCTTTGCAGAGTCGCCCTCTAAacagaatgaactccctcagcttcatagagtccaatgaaaactgctgaataatgttcccttgttaacatattgaattccacaccactctatatagaatgaactccctcagcttcatagagtccaatgaagctgctgaataatgtcatgcAAAGAGAGTGAAAgacactctcaacacgatcagAGGCAGACACACCCGACACTTAGAAACGTATTGTGAGAGACGCCCGACACACCGCGGATTCATTTACGCATACCTGAGCTCCAGGGAGGGCCTGCCTCATGAAACTCCTGGTAAAAGCAGGACTGGCTgggagtgctgtgcagggggagTCTGATTTCCGTCCCGCTGTGGCGTTTCGTTGCAGTTGTGGAGAGGACGGTCCACGAGAAGAACAGGACAGCGCTGGAATGCAGCGTTGACTTCGAGATCCCGCGGGACGCGCAGTTCAACTGGAATTACGTGAAAGAggtttgctttttaatatgcttgaccagacctcgctggctttacaatgcttccctatgctttaccagacctctctgtgctttacaatgcttccctatgttttaccagacctctctgtgcttacaaagcttccctatgctttaccagacctctctgtgctttacaatgcttccctatgctttaccagacctctctgtgctttacaatgctaccctatgctttaccagacctctctgtgctttacaatgcttccctatgctttaccagacctctctgtgctttacaatgctaccctatgctttaccagacctctctgtgctttacaatgcttccctatgctttaccagacctctctgtgctttacaatgcttccctgtggtttattacactgtgctgtgcttttactatgggacagtcttataagggttagtttaccatggtttgttttttaatatgctacacccccccccccaccccccaggtgAAGACGAACAGCTTGAACCTGTTCAAAGTGGTGACCTCGGGTTCGGACCG
This window encodes:
- the spaca6 gene encoding sperm acrosome associated 6 yields the protein MLQPCTELPSLTLLSVEGYQKSGAVYNCVTCKYDGCGFPLDCPIVERTVHEKNRTALECSVDFEIPRDAQFNWNYVKEVKTNSLNLFKVVTSGSDRWFTILRTRRSQQGTYMCEIFDQEKSIVRLFFFLRVISKNQIAEAELQELFDSSLHSDWEGAETKAEAEAETEATSLSRLTSAIDFLLTTPAT